In one Acetobacter sp. genomic region, the following are encoded:
- the kdpC gene encoding potassium-transporting ATPase subunit KdpC, which translates to MIRELRPALVLFFVFSVLTGVIYPLAITGVANVLFPRQAGGSLILVDGKPVGSELIGQNFTSPRYFHPRPSATSGPDPVDSSKTGPLPYNAAASVGSNLGPTSKSLVDRVNASVAALRAENPGAVREGLAIPADLVTTSGSGLDPDISPEGARFQVPRIAAARDLPEERIHDLILRMTQAPVAGILGEARINVLRLNLALDAIK; encoded by the coding sequence ATGATTCGTGAACTGAGGCCAGCCCTCGTCCTGTTTTTCGTTTTTTCCGTTCTGACCGGCGTGATCTATCCGTTGGCCATCACCGGTGTCGCCAACGTGCTGTTTCCGCGGCAGGCGGGTGGCAGTCTCATCCTTGTCGATGGCAAACCGGTCGGCTCGGAACTGATCGGACAGAATTTCACCTCCCCGCGCTATTTCCATCCGCGCCCGTCCGCCACCAGTGGTCCCGATCCGGTCGATTCCTCGAAGACAGGACCGCTACCCTACAACGCCGCCGCGTCCGTGGGGTCCAATCTCGGTCCGACCTCGAAATCTCTCGTTGACCGGGTTAACGCAAGCGTCGCCGCGCTGCGGGCTGAAAATCCCGGGGCCGTCAGGGAGGGGCTGGCCATTCCAGCCGATCTGGTGACGACGTCGGGCAGCGGCCTGGACCCGGATATCTCGCCGGAAGGCGCCCGGTTTCAGGTTCCTCGCATCGCGGCGGCGCGCGATCTTCCCGAGGAAAGGATACATGATCTGATCCTGCGCATGACGCAGGCACCGGTCGCAGGGATACTGGGAGAGGCGCGCATAAATGTGCTGCGACTGAATCTGGCGCTGGATGCTATAAAGTAG
- the kdpB gene encoding potassium-transporting ATPase subunit KdpB produces MTVHSAIPAHGSGGQEGGRDQGRSSLLRADLLVPAIGESFRKLDPRVMWRNPVMFVVEIVSTLTTILLIRDLVTGAPHPGFAIQINLWLWFTVLFANFAEAVAEGRGKAQADSLRRARTDATGKRLRPTGADVWSRSGAYDEIPAPQLQPGDVVLVEAGDFVPSDGEVIEGVASIDESAITGESAPVVRESGGDRSAVTGGTRVLSDWIIVKITAAQGSTFLDRMIGLVECAQRQKTPNEIALNILLAGLTLVFIFAVATIPSFTAYAGGQISVLVLVALFVTLIPTTIGALLSSIGIAGMDRLIRFNVLAMSGRAVEAAGDVDTLLLDKTGTITIGNRQASDFLPAPGVTEQELADAAQLASLADETPEGRSIVVLAKERFNIRARDMAQTGMQFVPFTAQTRMSGVDIGERRIRKGAVDSVLAYLGNPADASAQAASAHADAVGRSGGTPLAVVDGDRLLGIVALKDVVKGGIRERFAELRRMGIRTVMITGDNPLTAAAIAAESGVDDFLAQATPEAKLALIRKEQAEGKLVAMCGDGTNDAPALAQADVGVAMNTGTMAAREAGNMVDLDSDPTKLIEIVGIGKQLLMTRGALTTFSIANDVAKYFAIIPAMFIGFYPQLSALNIMRLGTPQSAILSAIIFNALIIICLIPLSLKGVRYRPVGAAALLRRNLLVFGVGGVVAPFVGIKLIDLLVNALGIA; encoded by the coding sequence ATGACTGTTCACTCCGCAATCCCGGCGCATGGGTCGGGCGGACAAGAGGGCGGCCGCGATCAGGGCCGCTCAAGTCTCCTGCGCGCCGACCTGCTTGTACCCGCGATCGGCGAGAGCTTCCGCAAGCTCGATCCGCGCGTCATGTGGCGCAACCCGGTCATGTTCGTCGTGGAAATCGTGTCCACGCTGACCACGATCCTGCTGATCCGCGATCTGGTCACCGGTGCGCCGCATCCGGGCTTCGCCATCCAGATCAATCTCTGGCTCTGGTTTACCGTGCTGTTCGCGAACTTCGCCGAGGCCGTCGCGGAAGGTCGCGGCAAGGCGCAGGCGGACAGTCTGCGCCGGGCGCGGACGGATGCGACTGGCAAGCGGCTGCGGCCAACTGGCGCGGATGTTTGGTCCCGCTCGGGCGCCTATGACGAAATCCCGGCTCCCCAGCTCCAGCCCGGCGACGTGGTGCTCGTCGAGGCGGGTGATTTCGTACCGAGCGACGGCGAGGTGATCGAGGGCGTCGCCTCGATCGACGAGTCCGCTATCACCGGCGAATCGGCGCCCGTGGTGCGCGAGAGCGGCGGCGACCGCTCGGCCGTCACCGGCGGCACGCGCGTCCTGTCGGACTGGATCATCGTGAAGATCACCGCCGCGCAGGGCTCGACCTTTCTCGACCGGATGATCGGGCTCGTCGAATGCGCGCAGCGCCAGAAAACGCCCAACGAGATCGCGCTCAACATCCTGCTCGCGGGGCTGACGCTCGTTTTCATCTTCGCCGTCGCGACAATTCCTTCCTTCACGGCCTATGCCGGGGGACAGATATCCGTCCTTGTGCTGGTCGCGCTGTTCGTGACGCTCATTCCGACAACAATCGGCGCGCTGCTTTCGTCCATCGGCATCGCAGGCATGGACCGGCTCATCCGCTTCAACGTGCTCGCCATGTCCGGCCGCGCGGTGGAGGCGGCAGGTGATGTCGATACGCTGCTGCTGGACAAGACGGGCACCATCACCATCGGCAACCGTCAGGCCTCGGATTTTCTGCCGGCGCCGGGCGTGACGGAACAGGAACTCGCGGACGCGGCCCAGCTTGCCTCCTTGGCCGACGAGACCCCGGAGGGACGGTCGATCGTCGTGCTGGCGAAGGAGCGTTTCAACATCCGGGCGCGGGACATGGCGCAGACCGGGATGCAGTTTGTCCCGTTTACCGCCCAGACCCGCATGAGCGGTGTCGATATCGGGGAGCGCCGCATCCGCAAGGGAGCCGTGGACAGTGTGCTGGCCTATCTCGGCAATCCGGCGGACGCCTCCGCTCAGGCGGCCAGTGCGCACGCGGACGCCGTGGGACGTTCCGGGGGGACGCCGCTTGCCGTGGTGGACGGCGACAGGCTGCTCGGGATCGTGGCGCTCAAGGATGTGGTCAAGGGAGGGATTCGCGAGCGTTTCGCCGAACTCCGCCGCATGGGCATCCGCACGGTCATGATCACGGGTGACAATCCGCTGACGGCGGCCGCGATCGCCGCGGAGAGCGGCGTGGACGATTTTCTTGCTCAAGCCACGCCCGAGGCCAAGCTTGCATTGATCCGCAAGGAGCAGGCGGAGGGCAAGCTGGTGGCCATGTGCGGCGACGGCACCAACGACGCGCCCGCTCTCGCGCAGGCGGATGTGGGCGTCGCCATGAACACCGGGACGATGGCCGCGCGCGAAGCGGGGAACATGGTCGATCTCGACAGCGATCCGACCAAGCTCATCGAGATCGTGGGTATCGGAAAGCAGCTCCTGATGACGCGCGGCGCGCTCACCACCTTCTCGATCGCCAACGACGTTGCGAAATATTTCGCCATCATCCCGGCCATGTTCATCGGGTTCTATCCCCAGCTCTCGGCGCTGAACATCATGCGGCTGGGCACGCCGCAGAGCGCCATCCTGTCGGCGATCATCTTCAACGCCCTCATCATCATCTGCCTCATTCCCCTTTCACTGAAAGGCGTGCGCTACCGGCCCGTCGGCGCGGCCGCGCTGCTGCGGCGCAATCTTCTCGTGTTCGGCGTGGGGGGCGTCGTGGCGCCGTTCGTCGGCATCAAGCTGATCGACCTGCTCGTCAACGCGCTCGGCATCGCCTGA